The nucleotide sequence GGGTGCATTTGTGGTGAGCCCCATGCATCGTCAATCATCTGTGGTTCTCCTCCAATTCCGTCGACATAGTACACGTAATTCGTGCCATTTGTCCCGTCTCGCCCACGAATGTACGTGATTCCGTGAGCCCTGTCGTGGATGAGACCGAGCTCGATCATGCCGTCAACGACGCCCCGGTACTTGAACCGTGGGTTCGTTGAACAGAGGGAGAACATCTCGCGATCTTCGCGCCGGACGACCCACGGACCATGATAGGACCCTGAGCCTTGGTCTTGCGCGAAGTAGATGTAATCAGGACCGTAGTCAATCCCAACAGCGTGCGTTTTGGGGTCGAATCCAAGCGGTTCTCGCGACCAAGTCGCACCATCGTCCCACGACTCGAGATACCGATCTTCGCCGTTGTCTCCGAGGCAGACAATCCAGTGATCCGGCTCGTATGGATCTGGAGCGACCGAGTGGACGTGATCCGGGACCCCTGTCTCTTGATAAACGACACTCCACGTTTGGCCGTTGTCCGTCGAGCGGTAGAGTTTCGGGTCAGCCCCTTCCGTCTGATTGTATTCGCCAACAACGATAGTCCCCGAATCAGGATGGGCTGAAATTTGGTAGTTAAATCGCCCACCTTTGCCGATCATCGTCGCCCCACCGTCATCAAAATCAAGCACACGCTCATACTGGAGCGTGCCGCTGTTGTCGAACGTGGTTTGATAGTCTGGAGCGCGGTAGATCCGAACCGGAAGACCGTTCGTTTCGTCCTTGTCTTTGAAAACGAAAATCGAATCGTCGGCTACCAGACACGGTGTTGCGTCCCCATCCATAGCAACCCCGTTGTTGTTTGCCCCGTCGTCGGGATCGTATGAGTCCACACCCGCGTTTTCGGTGCCATACGGAGGGTCAGACCAGTAGTATTTGCCAATCAGACGGCCTTTGACGTGCTGCGAGTCAAACGTCTGATAGACGTTATCCAGTTGAAGGTCTGGACCCCAATAACTCGGTGTCGTAGTAACGCTCCCCAGTCTTTTATGGCGAGCGGTAACGGCTTCTTCTGTACTTACCGATTCGCTGTGGATCTCGGAGACTGGGTTCGAGGCGCTCCCAAGCCCCATTCCGTCCCAGCTGTCTCCGGTGCCGTAATATTCGACTTGCGTATCTACCGCCATGTAGACCCGTCCACTCTCGGCAGCGACGTCGCCCTTCGCCGAGTCCGGGCCGATCCAGAGATCGCCGCTCACGTTGTAGGCTTCGTTAAGCCCCATGGTCCCCCCGAACAGATTTCCGAGTTTTTTCTGGCTGGATTGACTCAGCGCTGTTCCAACAGCGGTGACTCCCCCGGCGGCTGCGAGCACTGCTCGTCTCGAGACTTTGCGTTCCCCTTCCGACATGCATATTCAACATATGACAGTACGGCTAGATCACACTTGAACCCCGACGGCCAGGCAAACCGGGGTTCTGAGGGCTCTCGCGGGGGAAGGGCTTACCTTACTCCTAGCAGGTGAGGTTAGGCCCGATACACCTCGTGACTGACTACGTCACTGATCGGCCTCGAGGAGTCGGAGGCGGCGCCCACGTCACACTTTCTCGATCTCACCCCCTCCAGCGTCCCGGAGAATCCCGTGATGGCATCCCTTCTTTACCGCGGTCTCGGCGTTGCCCGGCGACATATCGAACCGGTCTGCAGCGCGGCCGTATAGGTCGGACTTAGAGAGACGGTCGCCGTTCTCCTCGAGTATCAAACGGAGACGGCGCGCGTTCGGGAGTGGTCCGGTCGCGTCTTCCGGGGGGAGTTCCGTCGTCGTTAGCGCCTGTCCGCCCGCGTCGCTGCCCGTGTCGGCGTCGTCGCCGTCGCGAGTGTGTTCGGCCGGGTCTGAATCTGAATCGTCTCTCTCGGCGGTCTCGGCGGTCTCGTCGGCTTCAGGGTAGGCGCCGCTGCCGTCGGCCGCGGTCTTTTTCTTATCGCCGTCGGAGGGGAGGGGGTCTTGGTTCTCCTCGCGGCTCGCTGTCTCCACTTCCGTTATAGTGGAGAGTACGGCCGTCGAGACGCCGTTCTGCTCCTCCACCTTGACGTTTCTAATCACCAACTCGTCGCCTTCATCCACGCTGGCAAATATATCCCCACCCTCGATTACGTAGGGCATGATAGCACCCTCGCCGTCGACGATGTGGCCTTTCCCTTCTAACCAGTCGGGGGCGTCGAGTTTCTCCGCGACGACCGCTCGCACCGGCTCTTGGTGCATCCCAGGCTCGAGGTCCGTTACGGCGAGTGGTTCTGACGAACCTTCGTCCGTGTCGGTGTCGGTCTCGGCGTATTCGAACAGCACCTCATCAGTGTAGCGGGCCGCTTGATCGGCGAACGTCGCGTTGTCGAGATACAATTTCCGCTCCCCGTCGCCGTCCGCTCGCGGACGGGTCTCGGAGTAGGAGAACGTGGTCTGTCTAAGCTTCTTGAAGAACACGCTCTTACTCGTTACCTTCGCGTCGGTCTCGCGACAGAACTCGACATAGACGTTGTACACGTCGTCTTTGGCGACGCGCTTACCGGATTCGTTCTCGAGGCACTTGACCGAGAACTGTTTGATCGGGTCCGAGTGTTGTTCGTACAGCTCCATTCGTTCTTCGGCGGTCTCCGGTAGCGAGAACTCGCCGTTCCGATCGATCAATCGGTGTGCCCCTTCGATAGCTTTCACGAGGAGCCCCTGCAGCTCGCTTTCCGTCGTGATCTCCGCAAGCAGCTCGCTTTGCGGACGGCCCTGCTTTTCGAACGGGTTGTTCGGGCTCGGATCGTTCTTGAACTCGTACGGTAGTTCGATGGGATACAGCCGTGTTGCGATTTTGCGACCGCGCTCGGGGAGAACCGGCGGTTCGTTGCACCCGAACATCATGGTCGCGGTGTTTTGGACCTCGTACGCCGGCTTTCCCTTCGGTTCCACTTGGAACGTGTCACCGCCGGTCATTTTCTTTATCATGCCCATGTCGTCGATTTTACGGGCGTTCATTTCGGCGGCGATGTTCGCGTAGTTCCCGATAACCGTCTCCGCTCGGAACCGGTTCTCGGCGATCTCGGCCATTTCGGCCGCACTGATATTCGACTGGCCGCCGAGTAGCTGTTCGACGACGTTGTAGAACGTCGTTTTCCCGTTGTCACCGGGGCCAAACAGCACCATGAACGCCTTGTAATCGTAGTGGGGCAACAGCGCGTGGCCGATGAACTCGTACATCGTGAGCTTGTCCGCTTCGCGCTGTGTGATGTCGTCCATGAACTCCTCTATCGCCGGGCACTCGGCGCTCTCCGGATTCTCTGGATAGTCCCATGGAATCGACTGCGTAAAGAGGTACTTCGGGTCGTGCTCGCGGAGTTTGCCGGCGTCGAAGTCGTACACACCGTTCCCGAGACAGACAAGATCGGCGTCGATCTCCTCCGCATTGAACTCCTCGCGGTCGACGTACGTTCGCGCTCGGATATGACCCAGGATCTCGCGCTTTTCGTGCTGCGAGTAGTGCGGCCCGAGTTCGCGCTGTATGGTGTGGTCTATGTCTCGCTCGCCGCCGCGTTCAAACACACCGTCGGGGTCGTAGTAGGTGTATATCTCCTCGGTATCCCGCGTCGTGACGTATTCGTTCTCTTTGCAGAGCTTGATTACGGCCGCGTGGCGAGCGAACTTGTCCGGCGTTTCCGGGTCCGAGTATAGGTCTCGGATTTGCCCCCAGGTGACGGCGCCGGCGTTCACGCGCTTTTCCGTGACGTACCGCTCGCGGGCGTGCTCGACGCCGTGTTCCTCGAGTGCGTCGAGCGTCGCGTTGTACGTCTCTTTGTCGGGGAGACCGGTATACGTCCCGCCGTCGTCGGATTCGCGTTCCTCGAGATTGGCCGGGTCGCACACGTCGAGCGTCACGGCCGCTTTGACGACGGCCCAATGTGGCGTTTGCTCGTACTCCCCGCCATCGGCCTTTAGCGACCCTTTGCCGGGTATCCAGACCGGAATGTTCTCGCCGGCCTTTGATCGGAGCGCGTCGACGGCTTTCGCCCATTTCTCGCCGCGGATATCGGCGCTCGCGTCGGTGATGATTCCCTCTCCGAGTGCCATTGCTTTCGCGGCGTAGCCACCGCCGCCGTCGCCCGGATCTCCGAAGGTGTTCGAACTGTGGTCGACGTAACAGGAACTCCCCGACGTACTCTGTCGCCACGACGGGTTGAACTCAGTCTTATTCGAACCGGTACTGTCGCCGGTGCCCCACGCGTCACACGCGTAGTGGCGAACGATCTCGGCGGTGTCCACGTTGTCGAGCGCAGCGTACACGTCCGTTTTGTGCGGCGTTACGTCTTGCCCGGTGACGGTGGTCTCGAGTTCCTGCAGGCGCTTTGCGCGTTCGCGCTCGGCTTTTTCGCGTCGGCGCTGTTCCGCTTTCTCGCGTTCGCGTTCCTTTTCAACCCAAAACTCAAGCACATCTTTCCAAGTGGCATTGGACTGTTCGTCGTAAAGATCCGGCCAGAGTGTCTCGACGAGTTCCGCTGCCAGCTCGGTGTACTCGACCGCCGTGTACTGTTCGGCCCATTCGACGGCCGTCGAGATCGTCGTCTCCCCGACGGCGTCGATCGGCGTGTACGTGTACTCGACGTTCTCGGTGTCGATCGGCGTTACCACCGCGTCGTGGCTCGAGTGAATCGAAAGCGGTGCCTTGTACGCTCGGTTCGCGTTGTTCACCCAATCGGGGGTAATCACGTCACTAGCTCCAGTGACGCGGTCGTTCACGCGCTGTTCCGCTTCGCGAAGGTAGTCGTTGATCCGGTCGTTCAACTCCTCAAAAACGCGTGCAGACGCGTTCTCGTCATCTTTGAACAGCCGCGCTATCGGGATCGTCGCTTCAGGCGGGCCAAAGATGTACGCACCACCGACGGAATCCAGCGCCATGATAGCGTCGCGGTTCCCACCGTACAGCGCCGCGAACTCTCCAATATAGGCGTCGAGTGTCCGTTCTACCGTCTCGCGCTTCTCGGCAGAAAGCGTCTCGCGCTCACCTTTCAGTTCATCGGCGAGATCGATATCTCCCCATGCGGGGAGTGCGACAACGTCTCCCCATTCGGGCATCGGCGTTTCGTCGCCCATCCATTCGGTCACCCCGTCGTCGCTGTTGTACCTGCAGGGGCGTTCTCGGGCCACCGCGTCGGGTTTCTTGTACGTCGTGATAGCGTACAGTGACCGAGAGATTCGGTCGACGATCTCCGGGTAGTCGTCGGCCGTCGCGACGCGGCCGCGTTGTGTCCACCCTTCCTCGAGTTCGTCGACGTTGTCGTTGTCGCGCTTGATGTACCAACCGTAGTGGTCGTTCTTGACCAACGTCGGGTTGTTCGCTACGTCACCGAGCTTGTCGAACACGCTGCTCGCTTTACGGTAGTGGTCTCGGACTTCGGACGGCGATAGATCAGACATGAGACATCACCTCCGGTTGGTCGGGGGTGGTCAGGGGTGGGGTCAACCCCCCCTGACCAGATAATCGCAAGACGGCGGGACGTTCGACCCCCCCGGTAGGGGCGGTCAGGGGTAAACGGCTACATCTCTTATTATAGAGATGTCCTTTACTTTCACCCGGGTAGTGTATCCCAGTGTTTCTTATCTGATACCCCCCCACTTTGCCCTGACCACTGCGACCGGGGGGGATCGTCCCGCTCACGTCTTGCGTTTTTTCGGTCAGGGGTACCTCAGACCACCCCTGACCACCCTTGACCGGCGGCGTAATCTGTCCGATCGGGAGAATGTGTTCTAGAGAACCGATGCAATTCTGACCATCCTGAAACGTCGAAATACTCATTCCTTTGTCTCGAGCTCGCCGACGCCCGAAGACGTCAACCAGAACCGACAGCTGCCGCTCTTCGCAGAAGCTAAAGCTTAAGTTCTGGCTTGAGAAAGGTGTAGGTGTCCAAACCTGGGGGCGAATCGACGCCCCCGCCTTTCTCAGGCGCGTTGTGTTCTCGTTCAGCCGTGCGTGTCTTTCAGTCTTTGATATTCGTCCGCGCGTTATAAGCGTGAGGGGTTTGATAGGCCGTGTGCGGGGAGGACGTCGCGATCTCACGCGTCGGCCACCTCCCGCCCAACTTGCTCAGTCATCCGCCAACACGTACTACTGCAGCCGTTGCTCCACATCTCGAGATAGCCGTCTCGGCTGAGATCGGCCATGATCTGACCGACGCGCTGAGTCGAGGCCTTGCTGTCGAGCGCCTCGGCGATATACCAGGTCTTCACGTACCGCTTGCCGTCGTTGTATCGTCGGTGGAGGAGTCGGAGAACCTCATGCTCGAGATCGTCACTCATTATCAGCCACCTCCGCGATCGTGAACCCTTCCGCTTTGATCGTATTCTGAACGGGCTGGGGGACCATCGAGAGCGACGGATTCTTGAACGAGTGTCCTTCCCCGCCTCGCCGCTCGAAGCCGACGAGAGCGATCACATCGTCGTCAGTGAGCCGCTCGAATAGCGCGCTGTATTTCTCGCGGGAATCCCACCACTTCACTGACACAAAGTGATCGGACGGACTCACGATCGTGTGCGGGTAGACCGAGGTCTTTCCGCTCGAGTTCGTCGACGACATGGTCACACCCACTCCTCGAGCGATGCGTTTTCCGTGTCGTCGCGATCGCCGTCACTGCCCTCGTTCTCACGATTGCGCCACTCTCGGTAGCGCTCGCCGAGCTCGCCGATGGGTGTATCAGCTGGGGTCTCCCAGAGGAACCGGCCGATCCCGTGGGTCGGGAGCCGGTGCGTCGGCGGGTTATTTGACGATACGTCTGTATTGTCGTCTTGGACGGGTTCCTGCCCGTCTTGGCCCGGGCACGTCGGTTCGTCTTTGGTAGGGTGTGCCGACGTGCTCGGAGTGTCTGCGTTCGTGCTCATTGTTCTCATAGGCAGTCACGGACTCGCCTGGCCGGAGGGAACTAAGAGGCCACAGGACAATTATTGAAACGCGATAGTTTCCTGTGGCCGGAGCCCCCACCCCGGCCGGTTCTCTCTAACACCTCTGAGAGGTGTGTCCGTATCTCGTCTGCCTGTTTTGCACATGCAACGGGGAATGTAAGAAGGGGGAGGTTAGTTCATTCGCGTAACACCCCCGTCACACGCCGTCACCCGTCCAATTTTTTAACTGTTCAAACCGCAAGACGGCGCAGGTATACCAGGTGTGCACCCAGTATACCTACATGAATTTGCCCTAATCCGCCACTCGACACACGCCCTGGCCGGTGGGGTACAAGTAGAATCTAGACATACTGTTACGTGTAATGCGGGAAATTGGCATTCAAGTCCCAGAAGGGCTCGTGGAGCAGCTAGACGAATTTCAGGAAACGCGTGGGTATGTCAGTCGGTCGGAAGCCGGCCGGACAATCCTTCGCGAGCATCTACGCGATCAGGGGTACTGGCCCCCGGAGGAATAGAGAAATGCCACCTAATCCCCGAGATTGTCCGATTTGTGGGGAGCGAGTCGGTGTACTGCCGAATCACATCAGGAAAGAACACAACAGCTTGGAGGGACCGGCGAATGAGCACTGACTATACGAGCCTCGGGATTCGGAAAGAGACGAAACCATATTTCGAACAGGCAAAAGAGGCGGTCGCCACGGAATTGGGGGAAGAACCGACGGCCGACCAGGTTGTTCGCGAGCTCGTCGAAGCGTACTGTGGCGGCGATGCGTGTGGGAGGTGGCTCGATGACGGAGCATAGCGACACGCCGCCGCTCGGGCTTGCAATCCTCTCCTTCGCATCGATCGGAATTGTCCTAGCGTCGATCGCGGGGAAGCTGTTCAACTCGTCGCAACGATATCTGGGCCCGACCGAGCCAGCGCACGCGACGGCAAGCCCCGAACTATGGAAATGGGTTTTCACACTCGGGCTG is from Haloterrigena turkmenica DSM 5511 and encodes:
- a CDS encoding WD40/YVTN/BNR-like repeat-containing protein, whose amino-acid sequence is MLAAAGGVTAVGTALSQSSQKKLGNLFGGTMGLNEAYNVSGDLWIGPDSAKGDVAAESGRVYMAVDTQVEYYGTGDSWDGMGLGSASNPVSEIHSESVSTEEAVTARHKRLGSVTTTPSYWGPDLQLDNVYQTFDSQHVKGRLIGKYYWSDPPYGTENAGVDSYDPDDGANNNGVAMDGDATPCLVADDSIFVFKDKDETNGLPVRIYRAPDYQTTFDNSGTLQYERVLDFDDGGATMIGKGGRFNYQISAHPDSGTIVVGEYNQTEGADPKLYRSTDNGQTWSVVYQETGVPDHVHSVAPDPYEPDHWIVCLGDNGEDRYLESWDDGATWSREPLGFDPKTHAVGIDYGPDYIYFAQDQGSGSYHGPWVVRREDREMFSLCSTNPRFKYRGVVDGMIELGLIHDRAHGITYIRGRDGTNGTNYVYYVDGIGGEPQMIDDAWGSPQMHPVDGYISSAQGKMYARLSPVPANKL
- a CDS encoding DNA primase family protein, giving the protein MSDLSPSEVRDHYRKASSVFDKLGDVANNPTLVKNDHYGWYIKRDNDNVDELEEGWTQRGRVATADDYPEIVDRISRSLYAITTYKKPDAVARERPCRYNSDDGVTEWMGDETPMPEWGDVVALPAWGDIDLADELKGERETLSAEKRETVERTLDAYIGEFAALYGGNRDAIMALDSVGGAYIFGPPEATIPIARLFKDDENASARVFEELNDRINDYLREAEQRVNDRVTGASDVITPDWVNNANRAYKAPLSIHSSHDAVVTPIDTENVEYTYTPIDAVGETTISTAVEWAEQYTAVEYTELAAELVETLWPDLYDEQSNATWKDVLEFWVEKEREREKAEQRRREKAERERAKRLQELETTVTGQDVTPHKTDVYAALDNVDTAEIVRHYACDAWGTGDSTGSNKTEFNPSWRQSTSGSSCYVDHSSNTFGDPGDGGGGYAAKAMALGEGIITDASADIRGEKWAKAVDALRSKAGENIPVWIPGKGSLKADGGEYEQTPHWAVVKAAVTLDVCDPANLEERESDDGGTYTGLPDKETYNATLDALEEHGVEHARERYVTEKRVNAGAVTWGQIRDLYSDPETPDKFARHAAVIKLCKENEYVTTRDTEEIYTYYDPDGVFERGGERDIDHTIQRELGPHYSQHEKREILGHIRARTYVDREEFNAEEIDADLVCLGNGVYDFDAGKLREHDPKYLFTQSIPWDYPENPESAECPAIEEFMDDITQREADKLTMYEFIGHALLPHYDYKAFMVLFGPGDNGKTTFYNVVEQLLGGQSNISAAEMAEIAENRFRAETVIGNYANIAAEMNARKIDDMGMIKKMTGGDTFQVEPKGKPAYEVQNTATMMFGCNEPPVLPERGRKIATRLYPIELPYEFKNDPSPNNPFEKQGRPQSELLAEITTESELQGLLVKAIEGAHRLIDRNGEFSLPETAEERMELYEQHSDPIKQFSVKCLENESGKRVAKDDVYNVYVEFCRETDAKVTSKSVFFKKLRQTTFSYSETRPRADGDGERKLYLDNATFADQAARYTDEVLFEYAETDTDTDEGSSEPLAVTDLEPGMHQEPVRAVVAEKLDAPDWLEGKGHIVDGEGAIMPYVIEGGDIFASVDEGDELVIRNVKVEEQNGVSTAVLSTITEVETASREENQDPLPSDGDKKKTAADGSGAYPEADETAETAERDDSDSDPAEHTRDGDDADTGSDAGGQALTTTELPPEDATGPLPNARRLRLILEENGDRLSKSDLYGRAADRFDMSPGNAETAVKKGCHHGILRDAGGGEIEKV
- a CDS encoding CopG family ribbon-helix-helix protein, giving the protein MREIGIQVPEGLVEQLDEFQETRGYVSRSEAGRTILREHLRDQGYWPPEE